A section of the Citrus sinensis cultivar Valencia sweet orange chromosome 8, DVS_A1.0, whole genome shotgun sequence genome encodes:
- the LOC102615640 gene encoding scopoletin glucosyltransferase — translation MVIETQKNNKVAFTNNSSLSLYLIRKLNMGSEIPQLHVFFFPFMAHGHMIPIVDMAKLFVTRGVKASVITTPANTPYVSKSVERANELGIEMDVKTVKFPSVEAGLPDGCENLDAITNEVNKELIVKFFGATTKLQEPLEQLLRDHKPDCLVADIFFPWATDAAAKFGIPRLVFHGTSFFSLCASNCLALYEPHKKVSSDSEPFVMPHFPGEIKLTRNQLPDFVKQDMGYNDFSRLLKATNESESRSYGVAVNSFYELEHAYADHYRKALGRRAWHIGPVSLCNRNFEDKALRGKQASIDELECLKWLNSKQPNSVVYICFGSLVNFTSAQLMEIATGLEASGRNFIWAVRKNKNDGGEGGKEDWLPEGFEKRMEGKGLIIRGWAPQVLILDHEAVGGFVTHCGWNSTLEAVAAGVPLVTWPVAAEQFYNEKMVNEVLKIGVGVGIQKWCRIVGDFVKREKIEKAVNEIMVGDRAEEMRSRAKVLEKMAKRAVENGGSSYSDLSALIEELRLSRHQSS, via the coding sequence ATGGTCATCGAAACacagaaaaataacaaagttGCATTCACTAATAATTCTAGTCTATCATTGTATTTGATTCGGAAGTTGAATATGGGCAGTGAAATCCCTCAGCTTCAcgtttttttctttccattcATGGCTCACGGCCACATGATTCCAATTGTGGACATGGCGAAGTTGTTTGTAACTCGTGGGGTGAAAGCAAGTGTCATCACAACTCCAGCCAATACTCCTTACGTCTCCAAATCAGTAGAAAGAGCCAATGAATTGGGCATCGAAATGGATGTGAAGACCGTCAAGTTCCCTTCTGTGGAGGCCGGTTTGCCAGACGGATGTGAAAATCTTGACGCAATCACTAATGAAGTGAACAAGGAATTGATTGTCAAGTTTTTCGGGGCCACAACGAAGCTCCAAGAACCTCTCGAGCAGCTGTTGCGAGATCATAAACCAGATTGTTTGGTAGCCGATATATTCTTCCCTTGGGCCACTGACGCTGCTGCCAAGTTTGGTATTCCCAGGCTGGTGTTTCACGGCActagtttcttttctttgtgtgCATCAAATTGCCTGGCGCTATATGAGCCACACAAGAAAGTTTCATCGGATTCAGAGCCATTTGTGATGCCTCATTTTCCGGGTGAGATCAAGCTGACGAGAAACCAATTGCCAGATTTTGTAAAACAGGATATGGGATATAATGACTTCAGCAGGTTGTTGAAAGCAACTAACGAGTCAGAGTCAAGGAGCTATGGTGTTGCTGTGAACAGCTTTTATGAGCTTGAGCATGCTTATGCTGATCATTACAGGAAGGCTTTGGGAAGGAGGGCATGGCATATTGGCCCTGTTTCCTTATGCAATAGGAATTTTGAAGATAAAGCTTTGAGGGGAAAGCAAGCCTCTATTGATGAACTGGAGTGCTTGAAGTGGTTGAATTCAAAGCAACCCAATTCTGTTGTTTACATTTGCTTTGGAAGCCTGGTCAACTTTACTTCTGCTCAGCTAATGGAGATTGCAACGGGCCTGGAAGCTTCAGGGAGAAATTTCATTTGGGCTGTGAGGAAAAACAAGAATGATGGCGGTGAAGGAGGAAAGGAAGATTGGTTGCCTGAAGGATTTGAGAAGAGAATGGAGGGAAAAGGGCTAATCATTAGAGGATGGGCGCCACAGGTTTTGATACTTGATCACGAAGCTGTTGGAGGATTTGTGACCCATTGCGGATGGAATTCAACTCTTGAAGCGGTGGCTGCTGGGGTACCTCTGGTGACATGGCCCGTCGCCGCGGAGCAATTTTACAATGAAAAGATGGTGAATGAAGTCCTTAAGATTGGTGTTGGTGTTGGAATCCAGAAATGGTGTAGAATTGTGGGGGATTTtgtgaagagagagaaaatagaaaaggCAGTGAATGAGATAATGGTGGGCGATAGGGCAGAAGAAATGAGGAGCAGAGCCAAGGTTTTGGAGAAGATGGCAAAAAGGGCTGTTGAAAATGGAGGTTCATCGTACTCTGATTTGAGTGCTCTTATTGAGGAGTTGCGTTTAAGTCGCCATCAAAGCAGCTAA
- the LOC102615943 gene encoding putative pentatricopeptide repeat-containing protein At1g12700, mitochondrial, whose product MVFKSSHRSFSLASKAGYRCNLWCSFGRPPYPKTDLSSHHFKDGTSIAKFLNDRHKSGNITSNEAVYFFDCMIKMKPSPGMTYFTILLTVLAKNKQYDTVVSLFKRLNSNGLFPDLFVLNLLINCLCKMGITSGAFVVLGRILRSCFTPNTVTFNFLINGLCAEGRIMEATRLFKKLNVFACDPNVVTFNTLINGLCRTRNTLVALKLFEEMVNEFGAICKPDVVTYNSIIDGLCKDGFVDKAKELLLQMKDRNINPNVITYNSLICGFCCVDDWKEAKCLFIEMMDNGVQPDVVTFNAMINYNCKDGKMDKVNRLLELMIQRGVNPDTVTYNSLMDGFCLVGRISRARELFVSMVSKGCRHDVYSYNILINAYCKDQKVEDAVCLYREMLSERIRPSVITYNTLLSGLFQVGNLGDALKLIDKMQLNDVVPDSFTFATYIDGLCKNGFVLEAVQVFQAIRNCKCELRIETYNCLINGLCKMGRLKTACKLFHRLQHKGPIPDVVTCSTMIHWLCKEGQMDKANDLLLDMEAKNRVPSEVTFCTLLRGFIQNNKKSKVVVLLHKMAAEKLVVSDLSLYSKVVDLLSKDKKYRECLNQFRHLLF is encoded by the coding sequence ATGGTGTTCAAATCCTCACATCGTTCCTTTTCTCTCGCTTCAAAAGCAGGTTATAGATGTAATTTATGGTGTTCATTCGGTCGCCCTCCATATCCCAAAACTGACCTCTCATCTCACCATTTCAAAGACGGAACCTCAATTGCGAAATTCCTGAATGATAGACATAAATCAGGTAATATCACTTCAAATGAAGCTGTTTATTTCTTTGATTGCATGATCAAAATGAAGCCCTCTCCTGGTATGACTTACTTTACTATTTTGTTGACTGTGCTCGCTAAGAATAAGCAATATGATACTGTTGTTTCTCTTTTCAAGAGACTAAATTCAAATGGGTTGTTTCCGgatctttttgttttgaatttattaattaattgcctTTGCAAGATGGGTATAACGAGCGGTGCTTTTGTAGTTTTGGGGAGGATCCTTAGGAGTTGTTTTACTCCTAATACGgtgacttttaattttttgattaatGGTTTGTGTGCGGAGGGTAGAATTATGGAGGCCACCAGGTTGTTTAAGAAGCTCAATGTGTTTGCTTGTGACCCAAATGTGGTTACATTTAATACTTTGATCAATGGGCTGTGTCGGACACGCAACACTCTTGTTGCTCTCAAGTTATTTGAAGAAATGGTTAATGAATTTGGTGCTATTTGTAAGCCTGATGTTGTTACTTATAATAGTATTATTGATGGTCTTTGTAAGGATGGGTTTGTAGACAAGGCAAAGGAATTGCTTCTGCAAATGAAGGACAGGAATATTAATCCCAATGTTATCACTTATAACTCTCTGATTTGCGGTTTTTGTTGTGTTGACGATTGGAAGGAGGCTAAATGCTTATTCATTGAGATGATGGATAATGGTGTGCAGCCTGATGTGGTGACATTTAATGCaatgattaattataattgcAAGGACGGGAAGATGGACAAAGTGAATAGATTGTTAGAATTGATGATTCAGAGAGGAGTGAATCCAGATACGGTTACTTATAACTCATTGATGGATGGCTTTTGCTTAGTGGGTAGAATTAGTCGTGCAAGGGAACTGTTTGTTTCTATGGTCAGTAAGGGATGTAGACATGATGTTTATagttacaatattttaataaatgcatACTGTAAGGATCAAAAAGTGGAGGATGCTGTATGTCTCTATAGGGAAATGCTTTCAGAACGAATTAGGCCAAGCGTTATCACATATAACACCTTGTTGAGTGGCCTTTTTCAAGTAGGCAATCTAGGAGATGCATTGAAATTGATTGACAAGATGCAACTTAATGATGTTGTACCCGATTCATTTACATTTGCTACTTATATTGATGGTCTCTGCAAGAATGGTTTTGTCTTGGAGGCAGTGCAAGTATTTCAGGCCATCAGAAACTGCAAGTGTGAACTTAGAATTGAAACCTACAACTGCCTTATTAATGGGTTATGTAAAATGGGCAGACTCAAGACTGCTTGTAAACTTTTTCACAGATTGCAACACAAAGGCCCAATACCAGATGTCGTAACATGTAGTACCATGATCCACTGGCTTTGCAAAGAAGGGCAGATGGATAAGGCAAATGATTTATTGTTAGATATGGAGGCAAAGAATCGTGTGCCCAGTGAAGTAACGTTTTGTACACTTCTTCGTGGTTTCatccaaaataataagaaatcaaaagtAGTTGTACTTCTTCACAAAATGGCAGCAGAGAAACTTGTAGTATCAGATTTATCTCTATATTCCAAAGTGGTAGACTTActttcaaaagataaaaagtatCGTGAATGTTTGAACCAGTTCCGTCATCTCCTGTTTTAG
- the AOG gene encoding ABA glucosyltransferase (The RefSeq protein has 2 substitutions compared to this genomic sequence) has product MDSKSSPVEMFFFPYVGGGHQIPMVDIARIFAAHGAKSTIITSPKHARSFQQSINRNQQSGLPITIKTLHLPDDIEIPDTDMSATPRTDTSMLQEPLKSLLLDSRPDCIVHDMFHHWSADVINSMNIPRIVFNGNCCFSRCVLENVRKYKPHEKVSCDYEPFVVPGLPDKIELTSSQLPVCARQQEAGSVHKMFAKPEEKSFGIVVNSFYDLEPAYVEYFKQDLGNDKAWFVGPVSLCNSNIEDKAERGHKTSIDEGKILSFLDSKETNSVLYISFGSLARLAPEQLLEIAYGLEASNHSFIWVVGKIFQSPGTRKENGIEENWLPSGFEERMREXKRGLIIRGWAPQLLILEHAAVGGFXTHCGWNSTLESVSAGVPMVTWPITAEQFSNEKLISDVLKIGVKVGSVNWVSWSTEPSAAVGRDKVEVAVKRLMGTGEEAAEMRRRAGELGEKAKNAVEEGGSSFIDAEALLQELKSVSRI; this is encoded by the coding sequence ATGGACTCAAAATCTTCCCCAGTTGAAATGTTCTTCTTCCCTTATGTAGGAGGAGGTCACCAAATCCCCATGGTAGACATAGCCAGAATCTTTGCCGCTCATGGAGCCAAATCAACCATCATCACATCCCCAAAACACGCCCGTTCTTTCCAACAATCCATCAACCGGAACCAACAATCCGGCCTCCCCATCACCATCAAAACCCTCCATTTACCCGACGACATCGAGATACCAGACACGGACATGTCTGCTACACCCCGAACCGACACTTCCATGCTTCAGGAGCCTCTCAAATCACTCCTCCTCGATTCCAGACCAGACTGCATAGTCCATGATATGTTTCATCATTGGTCTGCTGATGTCATTAACAGTATGAATATTCCAAGAATTGTGTTTAATGGCAATTGCTGCTTCTCCCGTTGTGTTCTGGAAAACGTAAGGAAGTATAAGCCTCATGAGAAGGTGAGCTGTGATTATGAGCCATTTGTTGTTCCTGGTCTTCCtgataaaattgaattgaCCAGCTCTCAGCTTCCGGTTTGTGCCAGACAACAAGAAGCTGGGTCCGTTCATAAAATGTTTGCAAAACCGGAGGagaaaagttttgggattgttGTCAACAGTTTTTACGACTTGGAGCCAGCTTATGTGGAGTATTTTAAGCAAGATTTGGGTAATGACAAAGCTTGGTTCGTCGGTCCAGTTTCTTTATGTAACAGCAACATTGAAGATAAAGCTGAAAGAGGCCATAAGACCAGTATTgatgaaggaaaaattcttaGCTTCCTTGACAGTAAAGAAACCAATTCAGTTCTTTACATTAGTTTCGGAAGCTTAGCTCGTTTGGCTCCTGAACAACTCCTGGAGATTGCATACGGGCTTGAAGCTTCAAATCACTCATTCATTTGGGTTGTAGGAAAGATATTTCAATCTCCTGGAACTAGAAAGGAGAATGGTATTGAAGAGAATTGGTTGCCAAGCGGATTTGAAGAGAGGATGAGAGAATCCAAGAGAGGTCTAATAATACGAGGATGGGCACCGCAGCTTTTGATACTAGAACACGCGGCAGTGGGGGGTTTTATGACTCACTGTGGCTGGAATTCAACGCTTGAAAGTGTGAGTGCCGGGGTGCCAATGGTAACATGGCCCATAACAGCAGAGCAGTTTTCGAATGAGAAGTTGATTAGTGATGTGTTGAAGATTGGTGTGAAAGTTGGGAGTGTGAACTGGGTGTCTTGGAGCACTGAGCCTAGTGCTGCTGTGGGGAGAGACAAGGTGGAGGTGGCCGTGAAAAGGCTAATGGGTACCGGAGAGGAGGCGGCGGAGATGAGGAGGAGAGCCGGAGAGCTGGGTGAGAAAGCTAAGAATGCCGTTGAAGAAGGTGGGTCATCTTTTATTGATGCCGAGGCTTTGCTTCAGGAGCTCAAGTCTGTGTCCAGAATTTGA
- the LOC102616526 gene encoding CBS domain-containing protein CBSX1, chloroplastic-like, whose product MSSISIPSCLTLARLNANGVINSVPHLQLPITVATPSHLSKRLRFFTVSREVKAFAHNGIGITNSVPPRNGTYTVGDFMTKKEDLHAVKTTTTVDEALERLVEKRITGFPVIDDDWKLVGVVSDYDLLALDSISGGNQNDTSLFPNVNSSWKTFNELQRLLSKTNGKVVGDLMTPAPLVVHENTNLEDAARLLLETKYRRLPVVDGYGKLVGLITRGNVVRAALQIKRDGERST is encoded by the exons aTGAGCTCGATTTCGATTCCCAGTTGTCTCACACTCGCGCGACTCAACGCCAACGGCGTTATTAACTCCGTTCCTCACCTTCAGTTACCGATCACGGTGGCCACTCCTTCGCATCTCTCCAAACGACTACGTTTTTTCACTGTCTCTCGCGAGGTGAAGGCTTTTGCTCACAACGGCATCGGGATCACCAACTCCGTTCCT CCGAGAAATGGAACGTACACAGTTGGTGACTTCATGACGAAGAAAGAGGATCTACACGCTGTAAAGACTACTACAACGGTCGATGAAG CTTTAGAACGTCTTGTGGAGAAGAGAATTACCGGTTTTCCTGTGATTGATGACGACTGGAAGCTG GTTGGTGTTGTTTCAGATTATGACTTGCTAGCACTTGATTCCATTTCAG GTGGCAATCAAAATGACACAAGCTTGTTTCCTAACGTCAATAGTAGTTGGAAA ACATTCAATGAGTTACAGAGACTTCTTAGTAAGACTAATGGAAAAGTTGTTGGTGACTTGATGACGCCTGCTCCGCTCGTTGTTCATGAAAACACCAACTTAGAAGATGCTGCTAG GTTGTTGCTTGAAACAAAATACCGTAGACTGCCGGTAGTAGATGGTTATGGCAAGCTG GTTGGACTCATCACAAGAGGAAATGTGGTTAGAGCTGCCCTCCAGATAAAACGGGATGGTGAAAGATCGACATAA